Proteins co-encoded in one Garra rufa chromosome 21, GarRuf1.0, whole genome shotgun sequence genomic window:
- the fabp7a gene encoding fatty acid binding protein 7, brain, a, which produces MVDAFCATWKLVDSQNFDEYMKALGVGFATRQVGNVTKPTIVISHEGDKVVIKTLSTFKNTEISFKLGEEFDETTADDRHVKSTVTLEGDNLIHVQRWDDKETKFIREIKDGKMIMTLTFEGVQAVRSYEKA; this is translated from the exons ATGGTTGATGCATTTTGTGCAACTTGGAAGTTGGTTGACAGCCAGAACTTTGATGAATACATGAAAGCACTGG GTGTTGGTTTCGCCACCAGGCAAGTAGGCAATGTTACCAAACCTACAATTGTCATCAGTCATGAGGGGGACAAAGTTGTGATAAAGACGCTGAGCACCTTCAAAAACACTGAGATTTCTTTCAAACTAGGAGAGGAGTTTGACGAAACCACAGCAGATGACAGACATGTAAAG TCCACTGTAACCTTGGAAGGAGACAATCTCATCCACGTTCAGAGGTGGGACGACAAGGAGACTAAGTTTATTAGAGAAATCAAGGATGGTAAAATGATCATG ACCTTGACCTTTGAGGGTGTCCAGGCTGTCCGCTCATATGAAAAGGCATAA